One genomic window of Cricetulus griseus strain 17A/GY chromosome 3, alternate assembly CriGri-PICRH-1.0, whole genome shotgun sequence includes the following:
- the Ipo7 gene encoding importin-7 isoform X1 — MDPNTIIEALRGTMDPALREAAERQLNEAHKSLNFVSTLLQITMSEQLDLPVRQAGVIYLKNMITQYWPDREATPGDISPYTIPEEDRHCIRENIVEAIIHSPELIRVQLTTCIHHIIKHDYPSRWTAIVDKIGFYLQSDNSACWLGILLCLYQLVKNYEYKKPEERSPLVAAMQHFLPVLKDRFIQLLSDQSDQSVLIQKQIFKIFYALVQYTLPLELINQQNLTEWVEILKTVVNRDVPNETLQVEEDDRPELPWWKCKKWALHILARLFERYGSPGNVSKEYNEFAEVFLKAFAVGVQQVLLKVLYQYKEKQYMAPRVLQQTLNYINQGVSHALTWKNLKPHIQGIIQDVIFPLMCYTDADEELWQEDPYEYIRMKFDVFEDFISPTTAAQTLLFTACSKRKEVLQKTMGFCYQILTEPNADPRKKDGALHMIGSLAEILLKKKIYKDQMEYMLQNHVFPLFSSELGYMRARACWVLHYFCEVKFKSDQNLQTALELTRRCLIDDREMPVKVEAAIALQVLISNQEKAKEYITPFIRPVMQALLHIIRETENDDLTNVIQKMICEYSEEVTPIAVEMTQHLAMTFNQVIQTGPDEEGSDDKAVTAMGILNTIDTLLSVVEDHKEITQQLEGICLQVIGTVLQQHVLEFYEEIFSLAHSLTCQQVSPQMWQLLPLVFEVFQQDGFDYFTDMMPLLHNYVTVDTDTLLSDTKYLEMIYSMCKKVLTGVAGEDAECHAAKLLEVIILQCKGRGIDQCIPLFVEAALERLTREVKTSELRTMCLQVAIAALYYNPHLLLNTLENLRFPNNVEPVTNHFITQWLNDVDCFLGLHDRKMCVLGLCALIDMEQIPQVLNQVSGQILPAFILLFNGLKRAYACHAEHENDSDDDDEAEDDDETEELGSDEDDIDEDGQEYLEILAKQAGEDGDDEDWEEDDAEETALEGYSTIIDDEDNPVDEYQIFKAIFQTIQNRNPVWYQALTHGLNEEQRKQLQDIATLADQRRAAHESKMIEKHGGYKFSAPVVPSSFNFGGPAPGMN, encoded by the exons gCACACAAGTCTCTGAATTTTGTTTCAACGCTGCTCCAGATTACTATGTCAGAACAACTGGACTTACCTGTGAGACAGGCAG gtgttatttatttgaaaaatatgataACACAGTATTGGCCTGATCGGGAAGCCACACCAGGGGACATCTCCCCATACACAATTCCAGAAGAAGACCGACATTGCATTCGAGAAAACATTGTAGAAGCCATTATCCATTCACCCGAGCTTATCAG GGTACAGCTTACAACATGCATTCATCATATTATCAAACATGACTACCCAAGCCGCTGGACTGCAATTGTGGACAAGATTGGATTTTATCTTCAGTCTGATAACAGTGCTTGTTGGCTGGGAATTCTTCTTTGCCTTTATCAGCTTGTGAAAAATTATGA GTATAAGAAACCAGAAGAGCGAAGTCCATTAGTGGCAGCAATGCAGCACTTCCTGCCAGTTCTGAAAGACCGCTTTATCCAGCTGCTCTCTGATCAGTCTGACCAGTCTGTCCTCATCCAAAAGCAGATATTCAAGATCTTTTATGCCCTCGTTCag tatACACTACCCCTGGAGCTGATAAACCAGCAGAACCTGACAGAATGGGTGGAAATTTTGAAGACTGTTGTGAATAGGGATGTACCTAAT gaaacacttcaagTTGAAGAAGATGATAGACCCGAGTTACCCTGGTGGAAATGTAAGAAGTGGGCCTTACATATTTTAGCAAGACTTTTTGAAAG GTATGGAAGCCCTGGAAATGTTTCTAAGGAGTATAATGAATTCGCTGAAGTCTTTCTGAAGGCATTTGCTGTTGGTGTTCAGCAA gtTTTATTAAAAGTGTTATATCAGTACAAGGAGAAACAATATATGGCTCCTCGAGTTTTGCAGCAgacattaaattatattaatcAAGGAGTTTCCCATGCTCTCACCTGGAAGAACCTGAAGCCTcatatacaa GGCATTATCCAAGATGTTATTTTTCCATTGATGTGCTATACAGATGCTGATGAGGAACTCTGGCAAGAAGACCCATATGAGTATATACGCATGAAGTTTG ATGtgtttgaagattttatttctcCTACTACTGCTGCCCAGACACTTTTGTTTACAGCCTGTAGTAAAAGGAAAGAG GTACTGCAAAAGACTATGGGATTTTGTTACCAGATTCTTACTGAACCAAATGCTGATCCTCGTAAAAAGGATGGAGCCTTACATATGATCGGCTCTTTAGCTGAAATACTTCTGAAG AAAAAGATCTACAAAGATCAGATGGAATACATGTTGCAGAATCATGTATTTCCTCTCTTCAGCAGTGAGCTAGGCTACATGAGAGCAAGA GCTTGCTGGGTACTTCACTATTTTTGCGAAGTGAAGTTCAAGAGTGATCAGAACCTCCAAACAGCTTTAGAGCTGACAAGAAGATGTCTGATTGATGATCGAGAAATGCCTGTAAAAGTGGAAGCTGCCATTGCACTGCAAGTGTtgatcagcaatcaagaaaaag CTAAAGAATACATCACTCCATTTATCAGACCTGTAATGCAGGCTCTTCTTCATATtataagagaaacagaaaatgatgaTCTTACAAATGTAATTCAGAAAATGATCTGCGAATATAGTGAAGAGGTTACTCCCATTGCTGTAGAAATGACACAGCATCTG GCAATGACATTTAACCAAGTAATTCAGACTGGGCCAGATGAGGAAGGAAGTGATGACAAAGCAGTCACCGCTATGGGAATTCTAAATACAATTGACACACTTCTGAGTGTGGTTGAAGATCACAAagag atAACCCAGCAGCTTGAGGGAATCTGCTTACAAGTCATTGGGACCGTTTTACAACAGCATGTCTTAG AATTCTATGAAGAGATCTTCTCTTTGGCACATAGTCTGACATGTCAACAAGTGTCTCCACAGATGTGGCAGTTACTGCCCCTTGTATTTGAGGTATTTCAGCAAGATGGCTTTGATTACTTTACAG aCATGATGCCTCTTCTGCATAACTATGTAACAGTTGATACAGATACACTCCTATCTGATACCAAGTATCTTGAGATGATATACAGTATGTGTAAAAAG GTTCTTACTGGAGTTGCAGGAGAAGATGCAGAATGCCATGCAGCAAAATTGTTAGAGGTCATCATTCTACAGTGCAAAGGGCGTGGCATCGATCAG TGTATTCCATTATTCGTGGAAGCGGCTTTAGAGAGACTGACGAGGGAGGTTAAGACCAGTGAACTTCGAACAATGTGCCTGCAAGTTGCAATTGCAGCATTGTATTATAATCCACACCTACTTCTTAATACCTTAGAAAATCTACGCTTCCCTAATAATGTTGAACCAGTTACAAATCATTTTATCACTCAATGGCTTAATGACGTAGACTGTTTCCTGGG GCTTCATGACAGGAAGATGTGTGTTCTCGGCTTGTGTGCCCTTATTGATATGGAACAAATACCACAGGTTTTAAATCAGGTTTCAGGACAGATTTTGCCAgcatttatccttttatttaatGGATTGAAAAGAGCATATGCCTGCCATGCAGAACATGAgaatgacagtgatgatgatgatgaagctGAAGATGATGATGAAACTG AAGAACTGGGGAGTGATGAAGATGATATTGATGAAGATGGGCAGGAATATTTAGAGATTCTGGCTAAGCAAGCAGGTGAAGATGGAGATGATGAGGATTGGGAAGAAGATGATGCTGAGGAGACTGCTCTCGAAGGCTATTCCACAATCATTGATGATGAAGACAACCCTGTTGATGAGTATCAGATTTTTAAAGCTATATTTCAAA CTATTCAAAATCGTAATCCTGTATGGTATCAGGCTTTGACTCATGGTCTtaatgaagaacaaagaaaacagttgCAGGACATAGCAACTCTCGCTGATCAAAGAAGAGCAGCCCATG AATCTAAAATGATTGAAAAACATGGAGGATACAAATTCAGCGCTCCAGTTGTGCCAAGTTCATTTAATTTTGGAGGCCCGGCACCAGGGATGAATTGA
- the Ipo7 gene encoding importin-7 isoform X2, whose product MDPNTIIEALRGTMDPALREAAERQLNEAHKSLNFVSTLLQITMSEQLDLPVRQAGVIYLKNMITQYWPDREATPGDISPYTIPEEDRHCIRENIVEAIIHSPELIRVQLTTCIHHIIKHDYPSRWTAIVDKIGFYLQSDNSACWLGILLCLYQLVKNYEYKKPEERSPLVAAMQHFLPVLKDRFIQLLSDQSDQSVLIQKQIFKIFYALVQYTLPLELINQQNLTEWVEILKTVVNRDVPNETLQVEEDDRPELPWWKCKKWALHILARLFERYGSPGNVSKEYNEFAEVFLKAFAVGVQQVLLKVLYQYKEKQYMAPRVLQQTLNYINQGVSHALTWKNLKPHIQGIIQDVIFPLMCYTDADEELWQEDPYEYIRMKFDVFEDFISPTTAAQTLLFTACSKRKEVLQKTMGFCYQILTEPNADPRKKDGALHMIGSLAEILLKKKIYKDQMEYMLQNHVFPLFSSELGYMRARACWVLHYFCEVKFKSDQNLQTALELTRRCLIDDREMPVKVEAAIALQVLISNQEKAKEYITPFIRPVMQALLHIIRETENDDLTNVIQKMICEYSEEVTPIAVEMTQHLAMTFNQVIQTGPDEEGSDDKAVTAMGILNTIDTLLSVVEDHKEITQQLEGICLQVIGTVLQQHVLEFYEEIFSLAHSLTCQQVSPQMWQLLPLVFEVFQQDGFDYFTDMMPLLHNYVTVDTDTLLSDTKYLEMIYSMCKKVLTGVAGEDAECHAAKLLEVIILQCKGRGIDQCIPLFVEAALERLTREVKTSELRTMCLQVAIAALYYNPHLLLNTLENLRFPNNVEPVTNHFITQWLNDVDCFLGLHDRKMCVLGLCALIDMEQIPQVLNQVSGQILPAFILLFNGLKRAYACHAEHENDSDDDDEAEDDDETELGSDEDDIDEDGQEYLEILAKQAGEDGDDEDWEEDDAEETALEGYSTIIDDEDNPVDEYQIFKAIFQTIQNRNPVWYQALTHGLNEEQRKQLQDIATLADQRRAAHESKMIEKHGGYKFSAPVVPSSFNFGGPAPGMN is encoded by the exons gCACACAAGTCTCTGAATTTTGTTTCAACGCTGCTCCAGATTACTATGTCAGAACAACTGGACTTACCTGTGAGACAGGCAG gtgttatttatttgaaaaatatgataACACAGTATTGGCCTGATCGGGAAGCCACACCAGGGGACATCTCCCCATACACAATTCCAGAAGAAGACCGACATTGCATTCGAGAAAACATTGTAGAAGCCATTATCCATTCACCCGAGCTTATCAG GGTACAGCTTACAACATGCATTCATCATATTATCAAACATGACTACCCAAGCCGCTGGACTGCAATTGTGGACAAGATTGGATTTTATCTTCAGTCTGATAACAGTGCTTGTTGGCTGGGAATTCTTCTTTGCCTTTATCAGCTTGTGAAAAATTATGA GTATAAGAAACCAGAAGAGCGAAGTCCATTAGTGGCAGCAATGCAGCACTTCCTGCCAGTTCTGAAAGACCGCTTTATCCAGCTGCTCTCTGATCAGTCTGACCAGTCTGTCCTCATCCAAAAGCAGATATTCAAGATCTTTTATGCCCTCGTTCag tatACACTACCCCTGGAGCTGATAAACCAGCAGAACCTGACAGAATGGGTGGAAATTTTGAAGACTGTTGTGAATAGGGATGTACCTAAT gaaacacttcaagTTGAAGAAGATGATAGACCCGAGTTACCCTGGTGGAAATGTAAGAAGTGGGCCTTACATATTTTAGCAAGACTTTTTGAAAG GTATGGAAGCCCTGGAAATGTTTCTAAGGAGTATAATGAATTCGCTGAAGTCTTTCTGAAGGCATTTGCTGTTGGTGTTCAGCAA gtTTTATTAAAAGTGTTATATCAGTACAAGGAGAAACAATATATGGCTCCTCGAGTTTTGCAGCAgacattaaattatattaatcAAGGAGTTTCCCATGCTCTCACCTGGAAGAACCTGAAGCCTcatatacaa GGCATTATCCAAGATGTTATTTTTCCATTGATGTGCTATACAGATGCTGATGAGGAACTCTGGCAAGAAGACCCATATGAGTATATACGCATGAAGTTTG ATGtgtttgaagattttatttctcCTACTACTGCTGCCCAGACACTTTTGTTTACAGCCTGTAGTAAAAGGAAAGAG GTACTGCAAAAGACTATGGGATTTTGTTACCAGATTCTTACTGAACCAAATGCTGATCCTCGTAAAAAGGATGGAGCCTTACATATGATCGGCTCTTTAGCTGAAATACTTCTGAAG AAAAAGATCTACAAAGATCAGATGGAATACATGTTGCAGAATCATGTATTTCCTCTCTTCAGCAGTGAGCTAGGCTACATGAGAGCAAGA GCTTGCTGGGTACTTCACTATTTTTGCGAAGTGAAGTTCAAGAGTGATCAGAACCTCCAAACAGCTTTAGAGCTGACAAGAAGATGTCTGATTGATGATCGAGAAATGCCTGTAAAAGTGGAAGCTGCCATTGCACTGCAAGTGTtgatcagcaatcaagaaaaag CTAAAGAATACATCACTCCATTTATCAGACCTGTAATGCAGGCTCTTCTTCATATtataagagaaacagaaaatgatgaTCTTACAAATGTAATTCAGAAAATGATCTGCGAATATAGTGAAGAGGTTACTCCCATTGCTGTAGAAATGACACAGCATCTG GCAATGACATTTAACCAAGTAATTCAGACTGGGCCAGATGAGGAAGGAAGTGATGACAAAGCAGTCACCGCTATGGGAATTCTAAATACAATTGACACACTTCTGAGTGTGGTTGAAGATCACAAagag atAACCCAGCAGCTTGAGGGAATCTGCTTACAAGTCATTGGGACCGTTTTACAACAGCATGTCTTAG AATTCTATGAAGAGATCTTCTCTTTGGCACATAGTCTGACATGTCAACAAGTGTCTCCACAGATGTGGCAGTTACTGCCCCTTGTATTTGAGGTATTTCAGCAAGATGGCTTTGATTACTTTACAG aCATGATGCCTCTTCTGCATAACTATGTAACAGTTGATACAGATACACTCCTATCTGATACCAAGTATCTTGAGATGATATACAGTATGTGTAAAAAG GTTCTTACTGGAGTTGCAGGAGAAGATGCAGAATGCCATGCAGCAAAATTGTTAGAGGTCATCATTCTACAGTGCAAAGGGCGTGGCATCGATCAG TGTATTCCATTATTCGTGGAAGCGGCTTTAGAGAGACTGACGAGGGAGGTTAAGACCAGTGAACTTCGAACAATGTGCCTGCAAGTTGCAATTGCAGCATTGTATTATAATCCACACCTACTTCTTAATACCTTAGAAAATCTACGCTTCCCTAATAATGTTGAACCAGTTACAAATCATTTTATCACTCAATGGCTTAATGACGTAGACTGTTTCCTGGG GCTTCATGACAGGAAGATGTGTGTTCTCGGCTTGTGTGCCCTTATTGATATGGAACAAATACCACAGGTTTTAAATCAGGTTTCAGGACAGATTTTGCCAgcatttatccttttatttaatGGATTGAAAAGAGCATATGCCTGCCATGCAGAACATGAgaatgacagtgatgatgatgatgaagctGAAGATGATGATGAAACTG AACTGGGGAGTGATGAAGATGATATTGATGAAGATGGGCAGGAATATTTAGAGATTCTGGCTAAGCAAGCAGGTGAAGATGGAGATGATGAGGATTGGGAAGAAGATGATGCTGAGGAGACTGCTCTCGAAGGCTATTCCACAATCATTGATGATGAAGACAACCCTGTTGATGAGTATCAGATTTTTAAAGCTATATTTCAAA CTATTCAAAATCGTAATCCTGTATGGTATCAGGCTTTGACTCATGGTCTtaatgaagaacaaagaaaacagttgCAGGACATAGCAACTCTCGCTGATCAAAGAAGAGCAGCCCATG AATCTAAAATGATTGAAAAACATGGAGGATACAAATTCAGCGCTCCAGTTGTGCCAAGTTCATTTAATTTTGGAGGCCCGGCACCAGGGATGAATTGA